One region of Erwinia tracheiphila genomic DNA includes:
- a CDS encoding site-specific integrase, which yields MIAGCSTRQLANFWAIAIYTGLKHGELCALTWEDIDTHRWTITVMRNLTKLGDFTPPKTEAGRRCVHLIDAAKDIIRDQMELTRMRNSTSVNVLGREYASGAQENLTFVFCPKVNAINKRSEDYFAVTSMAQTWTAAMRKAGLRQRKPYQSRHTYACWFLSAGANPNFIASQMGHADAQMVYQVYGS from the coding sequence TTGATCGCTGGGTGTAGTACACGGCAGCTGGCAAACTTCTGGGCCATCGCGATATACACGGGGCTGAAGCATGGCGAATTATGCGCTCTGACATGGGAAGATATTGATACGCATCGTTGGACCATAACCGTTATGAGAAATCTGACAAAACTGGGAGATTTCACACCACCCAAGACCGAAGCAGGTCGCCGGTGCGTTCATCTGATAGATGCTGCAAAGGACATTATCCGTGATCAGATGGAACTTACCAGGATGAGGAACAGCACAAGCGTAAATGTGCTAGGCCGTGAATATGCCTCTGGGGCTCAAGAAAACCTCACCTTCGTTTTTTGTCCAAAAGTCAACGCAATCAACAAAAGGAGCGAAGACTATTTTGCCGTCACGTCCATGGCGCAGACCTGGACTGCGGCGATGCGCAAAGCCGGTCTCAGGCAACGTAAACCTTACCAGTCCAGGCACACATACGCTTGCTGGTTTCTGTCAGCCGGAGCAAACCCGAATTTTATAGCCAGCCAAATGGGGCATGCCGACGCCCAGATGGTATACCAAGTATATGGCTCCTGA
- the fliE gene encoding flagellar hook-basal body complex protein FliE, with protein MAIQGIESVIQQLQTAAIQASGKSIDTSSNADFAGELKAALDKISDTQNEARTQAQDFEMGKSGVNLNDVMVDMQKSSVSMQMGIQVRNKLVSAYTDIMNMQV; from the coding sequence ATGGCAATACAGGGCATTGAAAGTGTGATTCAGCAGTTGCAAACCGCTGCGATTCAGGCCAGTGGCAAGAGCATCGATACAAGCAGCAATGCTGACTTTGCCGGCGAGCTGAAAGCAGCCCTGGATAAAATCAGTGATACACAAAATGAAGCGCGCACTCAGGCGCAGGATTTCGAAATGGGTAAATCAGGCGTTAATCTGAACGACGTGATGGTGGATATGCAGAAGTCATCCGTCTCTATGCAAATGGGTATTCAGGTACGTAACAAATTAGTCAGCGCCTATACTGATATCATGAATATGCAGGTTTAG
- the fliF gene encoding flagellar basal-body MS-ring/collar protein FliF, whose amino-acid sequence MNATVTQDQPEKKGLNDLFARLHANPRIPMIVAAAAAIAIVIAMVLWAKQPDYRALYNNLSNEDGGAIITQLTQMNIPYQFDDKSGALTVPADKVYELRLRLAQQGLPKGGAVGFELLDQEKFGISQFSEQVNYQRALEGELSRTIETLGPVKNVRVHLAMPKPTLFVREQKSPTASVTLNLQPGRALDEGQVNAIVHMVSSSVAGLPPGNVTVVDQAGHLLTQSDNAGRDLNDAQLKYATDVENRYQQRIEAILNPIVGNGNVHAQVTAQIDFNNREQTDEKYQPNSDPASQTIRSRQTNSSEQIGGQYPGGVPGALSNQPAPANSAPVTTAANSSQTNGNATNNTAANNNANQNNNSGKSSVPSNTSNANTTNYELDRTILHTKMNVGEVQRLSVAVVVNYKTDAAGKPIALTDAQIKQIENLTREAMGFSDKRGDSLNVVNSPFNDAAETGDDLPFWQQQSFIDELMQAGRWLLVLIVAWVLYRKLVRPQLRRKAEQEKAAAEALAVAQQNRGPEEDAVSVKLSKDELDQERKSQHRMSAEVMSQRIREMSENDPRVVALVIRQWMKDEL is encoded by the coding sequence ATGAATGCAACTGTCACGCAGGATCAACCAGAGAAGAAAGGCCTGAACGACCTTTTCGCTCGCCTTCACGCTAATCCTCGCATTCCGATGATCGTTGCGGCAGCGGCGGCCATTGCCATCGTTATCGCGATGGTATTGTGGGCCAAACAGCCTGACTACCGGGCCCTTTACAATAACCTCAGCAATGAGGACGGCGGCGCAATCATCACTCAACTGACCCAGATGAACATTCCCTATCAGTTCGACGATAAGAGCGGCGCACTTACCGTACCTGCGGATAAGGTCTATGAACTGCGTCTGCGCCTTGCCCAGCAAGGATTGCCTAAAGGTGGCGCGGTCGGGTTCGAACTGCTGGACCAGGAAAAATTTGGTATCAGTCAGTTCAGTGAACAGGTGAACTACCAGCGTGCTCTGGAAGGAGAACTGTCGCGCACCATTGAAACACTGGGACCGGTTAAAAACGTTCGTGTCCATCTGGCGATGCCTAAGCCAACTCTGTTTGTCCGCGAGCAGAAATCTCCTACCGCCTCGGTGACGCTGAACCTGCAACCTGGCCGGGCGCTCGACGAGGGTCAGGTCAACGCCATCGTGCATATGGTTTCCAGCAGCGTTGCCGGTTTGCCACCAGGCAATGTGACCGTCGTTGACCAGGCGGGCCACCTGCTCACGCAATCTGATAATGCCGGGCGCGACCTGAACGATGCGCAACTAAAATACGCGACCGATGTTGAGAACCGTTACCAGCAGCGTATCGAAGCGATCCTCAACCCCATCGTCGGCAACGGTAATGTGCATGCACAGGTTACTGCACAGATCGATTTCAACAATCGTGAACAGACCGACGAAAAATATCAGCCTAACAGCGACCCTGCCAGTCAGACGATCCGTTCTCGCCAGACCAACAGCAGCGAGCAAATTGGTGGACAGTATCCGGGTGGTGTCCCCGGTGCACTGTCTAATCAGCCTGCGCCCGCTAACAGTGCCCCCGTCACTACGGCCGCTAACAGCAGCCAGACGAACGGCAATGCGACGAACAACACTGCAGCAAATAATAACGCTAATCAGAATAACAACAGCGGAAAAAGCAGCGTCCCGTCCAATACCAGTAACGCAAACACCACCAACTATGAATTAGACCGCACCATTCTTCACACCAAAATGAACGTGGGAGAGGTTCAGCGTCTTTCAGTGGCGGTGGTGGTTAACTATAAAACCGACGCGGCGGGCAAACCCATTGCCCTCACCGACGCGCAGATTAAACAAATTGAAAATCTGACCCGCGAAGCGATGGGCTTCTCCGATAAACGTGGTGACAGCCTGAATGTCGTCAACTCACCGTTTAATGATGCAGCAGAAACCGGTGACGATCTGCCCTTCTGGCAGCAGCAATCCTTTATTGATGAGCTGATGCAGGCCGGACGCTGGCTGCTGGTGCTGATTGTGGCCTGGGTGCTCTACCGCAAACTGGTGCGCCCACAGCTTCGTCGTAAAGCCGAACAGGAAAAAGCCGCCGCTGAAGCACTGGCTGTTGCCCAGCAAAATCGTGGCCCTGAAGAAGATGCCGTCTCCGTTAAGCTTTCTAAAGACGAGCTCGACCAGGAACGTAAATCTCAGCACCGCATGAGTGCTGAAGTCATGAGCCAGCGTATTCGTGAAATGTCGGAAAACGACCCACGCGTGGTGGCTCTGGTTATTCGCCAGTGGATGAAGGACGAACTATGA
- the fliG gene encoding flagellar motor switch protein FliG — protein sequence MSLNGTEKSAILMMTIGEDRAAEVFKHLGTREVQHLSTAISNMRQVSHKQLTEVLREFEVDAEQFAALSVNSNDYLRTVLVKALGEERASSLLEDILETRETTSGMETLNFMEPQAAADLIRDEHPQIIATILVHLKRAQAADILAQFDERLRHDVMLRIATFGGVQPAALAELTEVLNGLLDGQNLKRAKMGGVRTAAEIINLMKTQQEEAVIEAVREFDGELAQKIIDEMFLFENLVDVDDRSIQRLLQEVESESLLVALKGSDQPLREKFLRNMSQRAADILRDDLANRGPMRMSAVENEQKAILLIVRRLAESGEMVIGGGEEQYV from the coding sequence ATGAGCCTCAACGGTACTGAAAAAAGCGCCATCCTGATGATGACGATTGGCGAAGACCGCGCCGCCGAAGTGTTTAAGCACCTTGGTACCCGCGAAGTGCAGCACCTGAGTACCGCCATCTCGAATATGCGTCAGGTTTCTCATAAGCAGCTTACTGAAGTGCTGCGTGAATTCGAGGTGGACGCCGAACAGTTCGCTGCGCTAAGCGTTAACTCTAACGATTATCTGCGTACCGTGCTGGTGAAAGCGCTGGGCGAAGAGCGCGCGTCCAGCCTGCTGGAAGACATTCTCGAAACCCGCGAAACCACCAGCGGTATGGAAACCCTGAACTTTATGGAACCACAGGCCGCGGCCGATCTGATCCGCGACGAGCATCCGCAGATCATCGCCACCATCCTGGTACACCTTAAACGTGCCCAGGCGGCCGATATTCTCGCCCAGTTTGACGAGCGCCTGCGTCACGATGTCATGCTGCGTATCGCCACATTCGGCGGCGTTCAGCCTGCCGCGCTGGCAGAGCTGACTGAAGTGCTTAACGGCCTGTTGGATGGTCAGAATCTCAAGCGGGCGAAGATGGGCGGCGTGAGAACCGCAGCAGAAATTATCAACCTGATGAAAACACAGCAGGAAGAAGCCGTTATCGAAGCAGTTCGCGAATTCGACGGCGAGCTGGCTCAGAAAATCATCGACGAGATGTTCCTGTTCGAAAATCTGGTCGACGTGGACGATCGCAGCATCCAGCGCCTGCTGCAGGAAGTGGAATCCGAATCGCTGCTGGTTGCACTGAAAGGTTCCGATCAGCCACTGCGCGAGAAGTTCCTGCGCAACATGTCGCAGCGTGCGGCAGATATTCTGCGCGACGACCTCGCAAACCGTGGCCCGATGCGTATGTCTGCGGTAGAGAACGAGCAGAAAGCAATTCTACTGATCGTCCGCCGCCTGGCGGAAAGCGGCGAGATGGTGATTGGCGGCGGCGAGGAACAGTATGTCTGA
- the fliH gene encoding flagellar assembly protein FliH produces the protein MSDNASIPWQRWQPNDLAQLNKPLIELPVEPAELPEDPFSQQQFELEQLQTQVRNEAQGLGYAEGQQKGYGEGQKVGYETGYQQGLMDAQQQQAPLQSRMQQLVSEFSQTLEALDSVIAARLMQMALEAARQVIGQAPHVDGTALLRQIQNMIQQEPMFSGKPTLRIHPDDLPRIEQSLGATLSLHNWRLVADSTIHPGGCKVSAEDGDLDASIATRWHELCRLAAPGEL, from the coding sequence ATGTCTGATAACGCTTCGATACCTTGGCAGCGCTGGCAACCTAACGATCTGGCGCAGCTTAACAAACCGCTGATTGAACTGCCGGTCGAGCCTGCCGAATTACCGGAGGACCCTTTCAGCCAGCAGCAGTTTGAACTGGAACAGTTGCAGACTCAGGTACGTAATGAGGCGCAGGGCTTGGGCTATGCGGAGGGCCAGCAGAAAGGCTACGGCGAAGGGCAGAAAGTAGGCTACGAGACCGGATACCAGCAGGGACTGATGGATGCCCAGCAGCAGCAGGCACCGCTGCAGTCAAGAATGCAGCAGCTGGTTTCTGAATTTTCCCAGACACTGGAAGCGCTGGACAGTGTGATTGCCGCGCGCCTGATGCAGATGGCACTGGAGGCAGCCCGCCAGGTGATTGGTCAGGCACCGCACGTAGACGGTACCGCCCTGCTACGGCAGATTCAAAATATGATCCAACAGGAACCCATGTTTAGCGGCAAACCGACGCTGCGTATTCATCCCGACGACCTGCCACGTATTGAGCAAAGCCTGGGTGCCACACTCAGCCTGCACAACTGGCGGCTGGTGGCCGACAGCACCATCCATCCGGGTGGTTGCAAAGTCAGCGCGGAAGATGGCGATCTGGATGCCAGTATTGCCACCCGATGGCATGAACTTTGCCGCCTGGCGGCACCGGGAGAACTGTAA
- the fliI gene encoding flagellar protein export ATPase FliI yields MTTRLSRWLGTLDAFEQRLGQLPEVRRYGRLTRATGLVLEATGLQLPLGATCVIERTDASGIAEVESEVVGFNGQKLFLMPLEEVEGILPGARVYARVAGNSQQSSKQLMLGPELLGRVLDGSGRPLDGLPSPETGYRAPLITPPFNPLQRTPITDVLDTGVRAINALLTVGRGQRMGLFAGSGVGKSVLLGMMARYTKADVIVVGLIGERGREVKDFIENILGSEGRARAVVIAAPADVSPLLRMQGAAYATRIAEDFRDRGQHVLLIMDSLTRYAMAQREIALAIGEPPATKGYPPSVFARLPALVERAGNGIDGGGSITAFYTVLTEGDDQQDPIADSARAILDGHIVLSRRLAESGHYPAIDIEASISRVMAHLIDEQHYARVRQFKQLLSSYQRNRDLVSVGAYAAGSDPMLDKAIKLYPELEAFLQQGMFERSTFGDACLHLQAIFG; encoded by the coding sequence ATGACCACCCGTCTTTCACGCTGGTTAGGCACGCTTGACGCCTTCGAACAGCGACTTGGTCAGCTTCCGGAGGTGCGCCGCTATGGCCGACTGACCCGCGCTACCGGGCTGGTGCTGGAAGCCACCGGCCTGCAGCTGCCGCTCGGGGCAACCTGCGTGATTGAACGTACCGATGCCAGCGGCATCGCCGAAGTCGAAAGCGAAGTGGTGGGCTTCAATGGTCAAAAACTCTTTCTGATGCCACTGGAAGAAGTAGAAGGGATTCTACCCGGCGCACGGGTTTATGCACGCGTCGCCGGAAACAGCCAGCAAAGCAGTAAGCAGTTGATGCTCGGACCGGAGCTGTTGGGACGGGTTCTGGACGGCAGCGGTCGCCCACTGGATGGTTTGCCCTCACCGGAAACCGGCTATCGCGCACCGCTAATTACGCCGCCATTTAATCCGCTGCAGCGCACGCCAATCACCGACGTGTTGGATACCGGCGTACGCGCAATCAACGCCCTGCTCACCGTCGGCCGCGGCCAGCGTATGGGTCTGTTTGCCGGTTCTGGTGTCGGTAAAAGTGTCCTGCTGGGAATGATGGCCCGCTACACCAAAGCCGATGTCATCGTGGTCGGCCTGATTGGCGAGCGCGGGCGTGAAGTAAAAGACTTTATTGAAAATATTCTTGGTAGCGAAGGCCGCGCCCGCGCGGTGGTGATTGCCGCCCCGGCCGACGTTTCGCCCCTGCTGCGCATGCAGGGTGCTGCTTACGCCACCCGCATTGCCGAAGATTTTCGCGATCGCGGTCAACATGTTCTGCTGATTATGGATTCCCTGACCCGCTACGCCATGGCGCAGCGTGAAATCGCCTTGGCGATCGGTGAACCTCCTGCCACCAAAGGCTATCCACCGTCGGTTTTCGCCAGGCTCCCCGCGCTGGTGGAACGTGCCGGGAACGGTATTGATGGCGGCGGTTCGATCACCGCCTTTTATACCGTGTTGACGGAAGGTGACGATCAGCAGGACCCGATTGCTGATTCGGCGCGCGCTATTCTCGACGGACATATTGTTCTGTCGCGCCGCCTGGCGGAATCCGGCCACTATCCGGCTATTGATATTGAAGCCTCGATTAGCCGCGTGATGGCACACCTGATCGATGAACAGCACTATGCGCGGGTGCGCCAGTTTAAGCAGCTGCTGTCGAGCTATCAGCGCAACCGCGATCTGGTCAGCGTCGGTGCCTATGCCGCAGGTAGCGATCCAATGTTGGATAAAGCGATTAAACTTTATCCAGAGCTGGAAGCATTTCTGCAACAAGGAATGTTTGAACGCAGCACCTTTGGCGATGCCTGCCTGCATTTACAGGCAATTTTTGGCTAA
- the fliJ gene encoding flagellar export protein FliJ, which translates to MSKQASPIATLCDLAQKDLDHAATQLGEVRKAQKQADEQLSMLLNYQDEYRRTLNSNMSEGINSTRWHNYHQFIATLEGAIEQHRQQLAHWDSRLEKALNYWRDKQKRLHAYETLQARALANELLQENRLDQKRMDEFAQRASLRKGE; encoded by the coding sequence ATGAGCAAGCAAGCCTCACCCATCGCAACACTGTGCGATCTCGCGCAGAAGGATTTAGACCATGCGGCAACTCAGCTGGGCGAAGTGCGCAAGGCGCAAAAGCAGGCTGACGAACAGCTATCGATGCTGCTCAATTATCAAGATGAATATCGCAGAACCCTCAACAGCAATATGTCAGAGGGGATAAACAGTACGCGCTGGCACAACTATCACCAGTTTATCGCCACGCTGGAAGGGGCCATTGAGCAACACCGTCAGCAGCTGGCGCACTGGGATAGTCGACTGGAAAAAGCGCTGAATTACTGGCGCGACAAACAGAAGCGGCTGCACGCCTATGAAACTTTACAGGCGCGTGCGCTGGCAAACGAACTATTACAGGAAAACCGTCTCGATCAGAAACGGATGGATGAATTTGCCCAACGGGCATCATTGAGGAAAGGCGAATGA
- a CDS encoding flagellar hook-length control protein FliK, protein MNTLPIVVNASKVTTTSSGSAATTTDVDSDVSLGDTTRTGGAQGFLRLLGSKLLTVAKQGQTALPATATTSAIATDESTASTAGSDQTAKTRLNKLLAALNQPQSTDGLLVSATTTTSSVADGTTTDNSTDSASPPASGDMQALQALFAMLPPAQQQVASQVNNTTSAQGDSSGMQGDKQATLSSLLSDHDVNTTSQQDASAVKGSDKSDRRSSALSLANDTVSSSAKNSTDSSQLNAAFQQVLNHMTKDSEKETASATSSSAITTGVTSAASAALTPTTTTTVTVPATAQLSSQLGSPEWQQALSQQIVMFSRNGRQTAELHLHPQGLGSIQISLKLDNDQVQLNMISGHSEVRAALEAALPQLRTALADSGISLGQSSVSSDAFQQSQGFSGQQEQQRNNSGGNTFSLASENDSDVTAISVPASLQARAGGNSAVDIFA, encoded by the coding sequence ATGAACACGTTGCCCATTGTTGTCAATGCCAGCAAAGTTACCACCACGTCGTCAGGATCGGCGGCTACCACTACCGATGTGGACAGCGATGTCAGCTTAGGAGACACCACGCGAACGGGTGGTGCTCAAGGCTTTTTGCGCCTGTTGGGCAGCAAATTGCTGACGGTAGCAAAGCAAGGGCAAACGGCATTACCCGCCACCGCGACCACCAGTGCGATTGCCACCGATGAGAGCACCGCAAGCACAGCGGGCAGTGATCAGACGGCTAAAACCAGGCTGAATAAACTGCTGGCCGCCTTAAACCAGCCGCAAAGCACGGACGGGCTTTTAGTATCGGCAACAACCACTACGAGCAGCGTCGCCGACGGAACTACAACCGATAACAGTACTGACAGCGCATCCCCCCCCGCCAGCGGCGATATGCAGGCTTTACAAGCATTGTTTGCCATGCTACCTCCGGCACAGCAGCAGGTTGCCTCACAGGTCAATAACACCACCAGCGCACAAGGGGATAGCAGCGGCATGCAGGGGGATAAGCAGGCCACACTTTCCTCCCTGTTATCAGACCATGATGTCAACACCACCTCCCAGCAAGATGCCAGTGCGGTGAAGGGCAGTGATAAAAGCGATCGGCGTTCCTCTGCACTTTCTCTGGCAAATGACACGGTGAGCAGTTCAGCGAAGAACAGCACAGACAGCAGCCAGCTGAATGCTGCCTTCCAGCAGGTGCTGAATCACATGACAAAAGATAGCGAGAAAGAAACTGCAAGCGCCACGTCCTCCAGCGCGATAACCACCGGTGTGACCAGTGCCGCATCGGCTGCGCTGACGCCCACCACAACCACCACGGTCACCGTGCCAGCCACCGCCCAGCTTAGTTCTCAGTTAGGTAGCCCGGAGTGGCAGCAGGCGCTCAGTCAGCAGATCGTGATGTTCAGCCGTAACGGCCGGCAAACCGCAGAGCTGCATTTACATCCGCAGGGCCTGGGCAGCATCCAGATCAGTCTGAAGCTGGATAATGACCAGGTGCAGCTGAATATGATATCCGGTCACAGTGAGGTTCGCGCAGCGCTGGAAGCGGCACTTCCTCAACTACGGACCGCGCTGGCGGACAGCGGCATCAGTCTTGGTCAGAGCAGCGTCAGCAGCGATGCTTTCCAGCAGAGCCAGGGTTTCAGCGGTCAGCAGGAACAGCAGCGCAATAACAGCGGCGGTAATACTTTTAGTCTCGCCAGTGAAAATGACAGTGACGTAACGGCTATTTCCGTGCCCGCCAGCTTGCAGGCACGCGCAGGCGGCAACAGCGCTGTTGATATTTTCGCCTGA
- the fliL gene encoding flagellar basal body-associated protein FliL: protein MTDKKAKSGKRKLLIPLILLVLVIAGSAGGYFVWRMMKAPTDTAQATKPAEPPPAPVFFALDTFTVNLINPDNDPDRVLYVGFTLRLPDEDTRRRMNDYLPEVRSRLLLLLSRQNAATLGNDQGKQDLVNQIKTVLAPPLVPGQPQQTVNDVLFTAFILR, encoded by the coding sequence ATGACCGATAAGAAAGCCAAAAGCGGCAAACGTAAGCTTCTGATACCGCTGATACTGCTGGTTTTAGTAATAGCAGGCAGCGCGGGAGGCTATTTCGTATGGCGCATGATGAAGGCTCCCACTGACACGGCCCAGGCGACAAAGCCTGCTGAACCGCCGCCAGCGCCGGTCTTTTTTGCTCTGGACACCTTTACCGTTAACCTGATTAATCCTGACAACGATCCAGATCGCGTGTTGTATGTCGGCTTCACGCTGCGCCTGCCCGACGAAGATACGCGTCGTAGAATGAATGATTATCTGCCGGAAGTGCGCAGTCGCCTGCTGCTGCTGCTGTCCCGTCAGAATGCCGCCACCCTTGGCAACGATCAGGGCAAACAGGATCTGGTCAATCAGATTAAAACCGTATTGGCTCCGCCGCTGGTTCCCGGCCAACCTCAGCAAACAGTGAATGATGTTCTGTTTACTGCCTTTATTCTGAGGTAA
- the fliM gene encoding flagellar motor switch protein FliM: MGDSILSQAEIDALLNGDSDSASEENVSKSGDNDIRPYDPNTQRRMVRERLQALEIINERFARSYRMALFNLLRRSPDITVGAIKIQPYHEFARNLPVPTNLNLIHLKPLRGTALVVFSPSLVFIAVDNLFGGDGRFPTKVEGREFTATEQRVIRRMLKLAIEGYSEAWKPIYPLDVEYVRSEMQVKFTNITTSPNDIVITTPFQVEIGNLLGEFNICIPFSMIEPLRETLVNPPLENSRQEDNYWRETLAKQVQHSELELIANFADVSMRISRLLALKPGDVLPIEKPERIIAHVDGVPVLTSQYGTLNGQYALRVEHLINPILNSMNEEQPDE; encoded by the coding sequence ATGGGCGACAGCATTCTTTCTCAGGCAGAAATTGACGCACTGCTCAACGGTGACAGCGACAGCGCGTCAGAAGAAAATGTCAGCAAGTCTGGCGACAATGATATTCGTCCCTACGATCCTAACACGCAGCGTCGTATGGTGCGTGAGCGCCTGCAGGCGCTGGAGATCATCAACGAACGTTTTGCTCGTTCCTATCGTATGGCGCTGTTTAACCTGCTGCGTCGCAGCCCGGATATTACCGTTGGTGCCATTAAAATTCAGCCATATCACGAGTTTGCCCGTAACTTGCCGGTGCCAACTAACCTCAACCTGATCCACCTCAAGCCGCTACGCGGTACGGCGCTGGTGGTTTTTTCACCAAGTCTGGTGTTCATTGCCGTTGATAACCTGTTTGGCGGCGACGGTCGCTTTCCGACCAAAGTTGAAGGACGCGAATTCACCGCTACCGAACAGCGCGTGATCCGCAGAATGCTCAAGCTGGCCATTGAGGGTTACAGTGAAGCGTGGAAACCAATTTATCCGCTGGACGTGGAGTACGTCCGTTCAGAGATGCAGGTCAAGTTCACCAATATCACCACCTCACCGAATGATATCGTGATTACCACGCCGTTCCAGGTGGAAATTGGCAACCTGCTTGGTGAATTCAATATCTGCATTCCCTTCAGCATGATTGAACCTCTGCGAGAAACGCTGGTAAACCCACCGCTGGAGAACTCGCGTCAGGAGGATAACTACTGGCGTGAAACCCTGGCGAAGCAGGTTCAGCACTCCGAACTGGAGCTGATTGCTAATTTTGCCGATGTGTCGATGCGTATCTCACGGCTGCTTGCCTTGAAACCTGGCGATGTATTACCCATCGAAAAACCGGAGCGCATTATCGCCCATGTCGATGGTGTACCGGTATTAACCAGCCAGTACGGCACCCTTAACGGACAATACGCTTTGCGCGTGGAACATCTGATTAACCCGATTTTGAATTCGATGAACGAGGAACAGCCCGATGAGTGA
- the fliN gene encoding flagellar motor switch protein FliN: MSDTKKPSEDDISADDLWADALNEQATTSAPTEGVFKSLESNEIAGSLQDIDLIMDIPVKLTVELGRTKMTIKELLRLTQGSVVALDGLAGEPLDILINGYLIAQGEVVVVADKYGVRITDIITPSERMRRLSR, from the coding sequence ATGAGTGACACCAAGAAGCCGTCCGAAGACGACATTTCCGCGGACGACCTGTGGGCTGACGCGCTGAATGAGCAGGCGACAACCAGCGCACCAACTGAAGGGGTGTTCAAATCGCTGGAAAGCAATGAAATTGCCGGGTCGCTACAGGATATCGACCTGATTATGGATATTCCGGTCAAGCTGACCGTGGAGCTGGGCCGCACCAAAATGACCATTAAAGAGCTGCTGCGTCTGACGCAAGGCTCGGTAGTGGCGCTGGATGGGCTGGCCGGCGAACCGCTGGATATTCTGATTAACGGTTACCTGATTGCCCAGGGAGAAGTGGTGGTGGTGGCGGATAAATACGGTGTGCGTATTACTGACATCATTACACCGTCAGAACGCATGCGTCGTTTGAGCCGTTAA
- the fliO gene encoding flagellar biosynthetic protein FliO yields MNNNTVQTQPSTAVGQPVMSTASTLTQVSSVLAIIILLILICAWIAKRLGFTPKRGSSGHSLSVSASCQVGQRERVVIVDVEDTRLVLGVTSHNISLLHALPPQDSATESKAGVDFRQAMQQLIKRRGKPE; encoded by the coding sequence ATGAATAACAACACCGTCCAGACTCAGCCATCAACTGCGGTGGGACAACCGGTCATGTCCACGGCGTCGACGCTGACTCAGGTCAGCAGCGTATTGGCCATTATTATTTTGTTGATTCTAATCTGTGCCTGGATAGCGAAACGGCTTGGCTTCACCCCAAAACGCGGTAGTAGCGGGCACAGTTTATCAGTCAGCGCCAGCTGTCAGGTGGGACAACGTGAGCGTGTGGTCATTGTTGATGTGGAAGATACCCGACTGGTGCTGGGCGTGACCAGCCACAATATTTCGCTGCTACACGCCCTGCCGCCACAGGACAGCGCGACCGAGTCAAAGGCCGGAGTGGATTTCCGTCAGGCCATGCAACAATTAATTAAACGTCGCGGAAAGCCCGAATGA